Part of the Pelmatolapia mariae isolate MD_Pm_ZW linkage group LG3_W, Pm_UMD_F_2, whole genome shotgun sequence genome is shown below.
ATGAAGTGTAAGGTGATTGGTATATGTTTGTTAATTGCCATTTGGTTCCTTGTAAGTTATAAGTGACCTGTATAAACCTCATAGTCTATcagttgatggtgatggtgtaCTGCATCTGGTGCAGCCTCCTGTTGAGCCAGACCAACATGCAGTTGTGAGTACTCTTAATACTCCACAGATTATATGAGTTTACAGTAGAACAGCAATGTTGTTAATTCCTCTACTACAGGAAATTGAAGAAACATTGACAGCTGTTACAGAGGAGGAAGCAACAGAGACACTTTATGAGGTTTACATCTTACAATGGAAAATATAACAATTGAATAAAATGTGGTACTATAATAAAACCATGGACTTTCTATTTCTCTAACAGAGTGATGATGGAAATGCAGAGGAAGAGGGTCCAGCCACTTCTCCAACAAACCTTTCCTCAGTAAGATGTTCAGCACTGATTTACAACCAACCTAAGTAGGCATGTACTATGAATGTCAATGCTATTTCCCGTGTTTCCATAGCTCCCTGTAAAGCAGCTGTATAAGAAATATTTGatcaagaaaatagaaaaatgcgACTTGGAAATGGAACACTTCAAGCAGCAGATCCAAAAGACCAAGATTGAGATTTTACTGCTGGAACATCAGTTAAGAGTGGGTGAAGTGGTCAGAGATGGACgaattatttcagtgtttgaacaACATACTAATATACTTATTAATACTTTGTGTACAGGAAATACAGGCGACCAATAAAGCCAGTTGaacaaaaaatctgtttattctTCTTTCAACATGTTGAGGTGATGGGTCAAAGGAAATGATTGTGACATATGGTGTCTCTGACTGCTCTTCCATCTTGTATGTCCGTGGGAGGGTCAGGATGTTCATGGTTTGGATCACTGCTGATGTTTGGTTCAGAAGGACAGTGTTCCCCTCTAATTGTGGCAATGTTGTGAAGAATCACACATGCCACAATAATGTCACATGCCCTTTCTGGGGTGACCCTGAGTCTTTGAAGGCACTGGAACCGGGCCTTAAGCATTCCGATAGTCATTTCAACTCTGGCTCTTGTCCTGCAATGAGCCAGATTATATCGCTGCTGTGGGCCCGGTTCAGGGTCAGGGTAAGGGGTAAGCAAATAGGGTAAACATGGATACCCCCTATCACCAAGCAAGTAGCCAGTGAACTCTCCTAAGACAGAAGGATACACTTCAGTTCAAATGTCCCTGTAGCAATTggtctttatatattttaaagtattttcaaCTCACCATGTCCAAATTTTGTGCTCAGTGTACATTCACGAAAAATTTGTGAGTCATGAACAGAGCCTGGCCACTTGGCTTCCACATTTGTGATAATGTTGGCAGCATCACATATGATCTTCACAGTGCAGAGAACACAAATTAGCATCCATTACTATAATGAAATCATTTGTTAGTTTGAAATGCTACAGGGAACTATgtacctgtacattaatgctgtggaaagacttcctgttcacatagtctccttcatttactgaaggagcaatgattggaatgtgagtgccatctatacagccaatcacgcctgggaaccctgaaaataaatgtagaatttaagtagtagttcaagtatcaccacatcatgaattagattttgttcatcctgatacctgcaATTTTGTGGAATCCCTCTTTGATAAATCTTGTGGGTCTGTGACCGgggaacaccacaaacgagtacaggagacgtttcagtgcaactgtaacattcctgactgcccgacagacggtagccttggaaacgtgctcagcgtcaccaatattatacagaaagctcccgtttgcaaaaaaacgaagtgcaatacaaataatatgtacagaactgagagaatgtccgcgatgtgtcacatgagcaatataaggcctgaggatgttattcaaatatattatagattttgctgaaaaacggtaacgttcacacagaaaatcatcaggaaatgataaaatgtccaaacgcGCTCTAATCACTCTCTCCCGGCGGAGAGCTCTGCGGAGAATTTGGGCTTCAACATCTACTGGCTCTTCAAGGAAGCGGCACGCCATGTCTGACACTTCCTACAGTCAGGTTTCCGACAAAGAGGCGGAGACAGTCAGGGTTAGTTGAAGTAAACCTGCTAGGGGGCAGGTTAGCTTCACGGAGTGTGTCGTCATAGTAACTCACTCAGAATTAATCTAAACTCGCTTTGTGAAACCGAAAACCCAGAGTTTTCGTTAACTCAGGGTATACTTACTCAGAGTTTgcactaaaccggctttctgaaacagggcccagGTGAGGATCAGTTAAAAGCTCAGCTCTCTTCTTCATCTGATTGATTATAAGATACAGCTACAGATACCCAAGCTTTGCATTGAGGTGAGTATCTCCTCATGCACTtgctcaggctccctccccactgCAGAATGCTAAAAACATTCACGAGTGGGAAAGTTAAATGAATTGTAACTTCAGCTGCCAAATGACCATAGTTGGTTTTAGTACATAAATTCTGGGCTTTGCTATTTTAATCtagtttcttttatttcctgTGTTAGTAACAAACTGGGATATCAGCTAGAAACTGGAACTTATGTTGCAGGCAGTCTGCAAATGAAGAATACTGTGAGAACATTCTCATCTTCAGTCTGAACTTTAGACCAACCTGTTTTACTTCTTTTTGGATGTTTTTGCTTTGGCTTGGATAAATTGTTTCTTTATTGAAcgtttcctgtcttctgttattaaacttgagacaacaaacaaacaacggCAGTTTgatctgcatttcttgaaagatcattTCCCACAAACTTACTTCAGAGGGTCCACACTGTCTGCACAGTATAAAGTGAAGTCTGTCATGatttggctgtgtggcaggcaggaatggacccaaacgcaaactcacaAGGACAGAACTTaaactcaaaagcacagctttattgctgggaaaaCAGATCAtacaaacaatacaaaactataatttgtttttcccagtttaatgTGCACTAGGAGACACAGTAAATCACACACAGCTATGAGGGAGAACGGAGAACGCAactacttcttcttctcctaCATTTTAatggcggttggcaaacaactTTTAGGTGCATTTACCGCCACCTTCTGTGGGTCAGAACGGTTTTGTAATCTACAGTCTCGGATACACACCCGTCAATCTTAAAAAGCCAAACACTGCCCTATAAACAACATCCCCTGCATCCCTTTGAAATATGTCTCTCACCCTTAGGTGAACACTATTTTCTTGCAATTCAGACTtcaatctttccctttctcgcTTGTACTTACAGCACTCCAACACTACATGCTCAAACGTCTCCTCCTGTCCACAGAAGTCACAAGTCCCCGTGTCATGTTTGCCCATCTTTTTAAGCGTGCTATTCAAGCCTGTGTGACCAAATCTTACTCTCGAGATTATATCCTCGTGTCTTCTACTTCCAAAGCTTCTTCTACATTGCCCGACTGTTTTCTGCATGCTATAATAATACCTGCCTTTCCCGTCCCTGTTCCATTGTGCCTGCCACTTCTCCTTCAACTTTACCTAGATTAAACTTTTCACCTCACTTTTACTGTATTTGATAGTCAAACCCACATAACTTCTTcttgctgcactttttgcaaaCTTATCGGCCTGTTCATTACCATCAACACCGATATGCGCAGGAACCCATAAAATGGAGAACGCAACTGAGGGAGACGTGGACATAAGTACACAGAGCGTTATCGAGGGAACTTGGAGCACatggggaacacaggtgacactgataatcataacgagacacAGTAGGagtaaacacaacactgacGTACACTGATgggagactatcaaagtaaaacaggaagtacacagagcCCAGACCAGAGGGGAATAGAACACAAACATAGCAGGCTGGGGAAAGCATGGAATAAAACCCAAGGAGGAGAAACGAGGCATAGGGACACACAGACACGTGGAGGGGGACACGAGGGGtaaagacacaaggggaaatctaataaacaaaactgaacaacCTAGGAATCatagaataaataaagaacaaaatacaaaaacacaagaaatctaagaacgctgggtcaaaatgatccaggaccatgacaaagtCTGCATGTTTCTGAACAGTAAAATTTGTTTTAAGAAGAGCAAATAACTTGGTGTtctaaaaaatatgattgtttccTTGCAGGATGCCCGGAGAGATGAgccctccgtcacagatggtgtggtcagtgaagaggGTCACCTGCAGGTAAACCTGTCTACAGTCAGAAGTAATGAACACATTACAAGGAAATCACCTTAAGAATCATATAatcatgtatacacacacacacacacacacacacacacacacacactataaacaTACACTGGAGTATTTATACATATGTGACTCACTATGTTAAGCATATAACCTATATATTTGAGCTAGTTAGGTCAAATATTGTTCACATGTATGGCCTAAGATTATGCCACTTGCGGTATGATACATACTCCTTCTTTTAAGATTTAATAATTAGGATGTGCGACTTTTGACCATCTTATGACCTGTTGTGATAAGGCAAAACAAAGGGTTAAAGGTGGCCCATCTAGAGATGGCCTTTAGTGATAGGGACCTTGGTACCTCACCCTGCACCTGCTGTTTTTGGCTGGAGGAAAAATGGAAAGTTACCCAGCAGCAGGACTAAGGGTTACTGGCCCCTGTAAAAGAGGGGCCAAAGGGTCCATCAGGGCTTTTTTCCTGCTGTCTGGCCATTGGGGTTGGTCCCAACCTGCATGCGCATACACCTGTCTTACCTCCATCAACAGGCAGGAGGTCCTCCGGTCGCCCACACCTCCAGCACTCCTGCCCTGGTGCCTGTGCAGCCCCCGGTGAGCTGGCGTGGCATCTATAATGGCCGGGACCTGTGGAGAAAGCCCAGAAGAAAAGGGGTTAGTGGGATGGAATGGCCTCTTCTCTGCGGCCACGGATGGACTAGCCCCATTCAACCCTCTCAGAAGTGACCCTGATCGCCCTCAGGGGAGAGCCCCAGCCGTTCCAAGATGGCCCTCTACACATCTGCGA
Proteins encoded:
- the LOC134623776 gene encoding putative nuclease HARBI1, translating into MACRFLEEPVDVEAQILRRALRRERVIRARLDILSFPDDFLCERYRFSAKSIIYLNNILRPYIAHVTHRGHSLSSVHIICIALRFFANGSFLYNIGDAEHVSKATVCRAVRNVTVALKRLLYSFVVFPGHRPTRFIKEGFHKIAGFPGVIGCIDGTHIPIIAPSVNEGDYVNRKSFHSINVQIICDAANIITNVEAKWPGSVHDSQIFRECTLSTKFGHGEFTGYLLGDRGYPCLPYLLTPYPDPEPGPQQRYNLAHCRTRARVEMTIGMLKARFQCLQRLRVTPERACDIIVACVILHNIATIRGEHCPSEPNISSDPNHEHPDPPTDIQDGRAVRDTICHNHFL